DNA sequence from the Glycine soja cultivar W05 chromosome 18, ASM419377v2, whole genome shotgun sequence genome:
TATTTTGGTCCTAATCTTAGAGTAATGTAATAGAGTTGCAGTTATTCAATTGCACTCTTGGGGAGTTAAATCTAATTAATATTAGTATGTTAGTTGGCTGAGTTAATGAGTTAGTTAGAGTTAGTTAATGAGAGCTGTTGACAGCTGCATAACTGTCTAGCCTATATAATCAAAACAGTAATCCTCAATTCAGTTGGCCAATAAtattttcatcttctcttttctaagcttttcttttctctcaaataTTCTCTCTTTAGAATTCTGTTAAATAGTAACACGTGCTAAAGTTGTGTTTGGGgaaaaaaaggtgaaatatGGATGTGGATGTTTAATTTACCCAGATTATTAAAATCAAAGGCGGGCAttgcaatttcaaaatttgattatgtACTTTACAAAAAATAAGACGCTATCTGTTTAACGTTCTGGAGGCAAGATTATAAATCAAAAGTTCTGGAAAAGTTGATCTTCAAGTCGCTTGTTAGTATTTTAACTTCAACGGATGAATCTGTCTTGCCATCAATAAATACTTGGAACCTCAAGATGCATATTACTTATTTGTGGAATGGTCTCAATATttccacactttttttttttgtatcaaATATTATAGTTATCGTAGTTATATTTAAAGTTtctaaaatatatcaattaattcCTGAAGTACATGCCACTAACATCATGGGTGCTTATTTTTCCTTGAGCTATTCAGCCCAATGAATCACGTTTGAGCCAGATATTTTGTTTGTCTTTCACTACAAAATTGGTCtctctttatacatattaaAGTTTCTATAATCTTTTTGTCACCTTCTCAAGCTTGTGAAGCATgttctgaaattttaaattctatacCTTTGGGACAGGGCAACTTATGCTTTCGCAGTTCTGTTTATAGTAAATCTTATAACAATCAGGGAGGATTTCTAGTAATCTAGTTTGAAGTTGGTATTCGATGATCTGCAGGCTCTGAATAGAATGATCAACAACAGTTGGTCTTAGCCATTGTTTTCTCGaactttaccaaaaaaaaaaaaaagcggaaatataaaatataaacagtttttttatacaaatatattataataaccCAGTCCAAATACGTATTAAGGGTTTTGTTACTTTTGTAGGGTGAATTTTCTGTTTATAAAGATTGAATTTTCCCCTTTAATCAGATTCAGTCGAAAATAGAAATGTGAAGAAAGGACGAACATATATCGTATTTATTGGGCTTTCTTATTGAGAAGTGTACTTCAAGTACATACAACATATGCACACAATTAGACAAGAGATTAAGAGCATCGGGTTATCATGATACGGGAGAGAAAAACACAAATCAGATACATAATGCAAAATGGTAGTATTCTGAAGAAGTTAAATTTGTGTCTTTCTCTCCTATCATGGCATATTATAATGTTCATTTCATAGGAAGAAACACGAGGAGgggatattaataatatattatccttatataattacataataagaaaagaaagaaaggggaaAAGTAGGAAGCATAATGTTGTCTATTTGTCAATTTGGTTTAGTTTGCCCAAACCATTGCAACGAGCACAAACGATTTGGGTTTGATCCTTTCGTGCTGCATTGGCCCTCAATGTCACATCAGCCTTACGCACAAACCCTGCTCCATCACATTCAGGGCATCTGCCACATTCATATTCATAAGTATCATTAACAAATCATCCTCACCAACAAACACATATTTTATGTATACATTCAAATTCGAACTCTAAAACCGTCCTAAACAAGAATTACATAAAGAGAACACTGGGAAAAATAATGCTTTTTGAAAAAAGAGAACACTTCAAGTTCCCAAGATAAAAAAACGTCAACTCAAAATAGTTTCTTAATAGAAATTCTTAAGTCTACACTAATTGCAGCATCAATGAGAAATGGGTTGCCTAACACACCCCAAACAAAAATGAGATTAAACACACCTATAGAAGTGATTGATACAgttaattatgttctttcagATATGGTTGATACAATCTTTTTCATTACATcaataattgtttaattatatttttacttgaggAAAATTAAAGTATTGCATGAAAGTGTGTACACTATATATTAAAGCCATCAAGTATTACAATGTTAATTGTTGGGAGAGAAAAGATGATGGAATTTACGTGTCTTTGCGGGAGAAGAAGATGGGGAAGGCTGTTCCAATGAGAGCCACAGCAATGGCACCAGCAACAAGGTAAGTGGTGCCATCAGATGAAACATCTCCAACTGCAGCAACCACAATGGAAGAAGATCTATTCCTGTTCCTCTGAATCCGGGTGCACGGTACCCTACCTGAGCCAGCAAATGAGATCTTAGTAGT
Encoded proteins:
- the LOC114395188 gene encoding uncharacterized protein LOC114395188; this translates as MASMTTMLQTMVPKNAPNLPPRVGVSNNTTKISFAGSGRVPCTRIQRNRNRSSSIVVAAVGDVSSDGTTYLVAGAIAVALIGTAFPIFFSRKDTCPECDGAGFVRKADVTLRANAARKDQTQIVCARCNGLGKLNQIDK